One Archangium violaceum genomic window, CGCTTGAGCAGCTCGATGGCCCGCTCCTCGCCCAGCGCCCCCGAGACGAAGAGGAAGGGCACCTCCGGGCATGCGAGTTGGCAGGCGGCCAGGGCCCTCGGCCCGTCGAAGCCGGGGATGCTGTAGTCGCTGAGGATGAGGTCGAAGCGGCGCCCGGCCAGGGCCGCGTTGAAGCGCTCGTAGCTGTCCACGCGGGTCAGTTCGAAGAGCAGACCGCCCTCCTCGAGGCGCGCGGCGATGAGCTCGGCATCAAGGACGCTGTCCTCCACCAGGAGGAGGGACAGCGTGCGGCCTGGTGCCCACACCTGTGCACGATGCGCTTCTGCGACCCGTGGCCTCACGAAAGGTTGGACCTCCGGAGCGAGCCTGGAGGCGGCTCGTTCACCACCGCCCAGAACAGCCCCAGATCCTTCAAGGCCTTGACGAACTCAGGAAAACCCACTGGCTTCACCACGTAGGCGTTGACGCCCAGACCGTAGGAGCGCGCCAGATCTGCCTCCTCCCGACTGCTGGTGAGCATCACCACCGGAACCGTCTTGAGCTGCGAGTTCGTCTTGATCTGCTCGAGCACCTGCAGCCCATCCACCTTGGGCATCTTCAAATCCAGCAGGACCACGGCCGGTAGCCCGTCGGGTCGCTCGGCGAATGTGCCTTCCTTGTAGAGGTAGTCGAGCGCCTCCCGGCCATCCCGAACCCACACCACCTCGTTAGCCAGCCCGCTCTCCGCGAATGCCTCCAACGTCAGCTCTGCGTCATTGGGGCTGTCCTCCACGAGAAGCACCCGCTTGAGCTCCGTCATCGTTTCTCCCCTACCTCGATTGGTGGAAAAATACCGGTCTCCGGATACCGGAGGTGGACACGAATGATTTACTGGCCAACACCCCAGCCGGGCGTTCCCCTACTTGGGACCGTTCTTCTGTCTCCCGTCGAACCGGGCAGGTCAAGCTGAAGACGCCTTTGGGCCGTTCCGCCTATTCCCGGAGAGGGCACTGCCAGCAACACAAAGCCGCTCGCGTCCGCTCCGCCATGAGCGCCAACCGGTATGGCCGGGATTCTGATGACCCCATGCTCAGCACCTCGCCCCGAGGGCGGCGAGCAAGCCTGACGCATGGGCCCTCATGGGAGGTCATTTCAGTGGATGAAGGCCACGCGCGTTCTCCGCTAGCGTCTGGCCCGTGAGCGACGACCTCTCCCTGCCAGCGTTCCGCACCGTGCCGCGCACGGGCGTCATCTACGTCACCGCCGAGGCCATGCGCCGGGGCTACCGGGGCGGCGACCCCGAATGGTGCAACCTCGGCCAGGGGCAACCCGAGACGGGGGACCTGCCCAACGCCCCCCCTCGCGTCGGCAGCGTCACGGTGGACGTGAACGACCTCGAGTACGCCCCCGTGGCCGGCCTCTGGGAAGTCCGAGAGACCATCGCCGCCCTCTACAACCGGCTGTACCGGCGCGGCCTGCCGAGCCAGTACAGCGCGGAGAACGTCTCCCTCTCCGGCGGTGGCCGCGCCGCCCTCACCCGCGCCGCCGCCAGCCTCGGCTCCGTCAACCTCGGCCACTTCCTCCCGGACTACACCGCCTACGAGGAGCTGCTGGACGTCTTCAAGGCCTTCACCGCCATCCCCATCCTCCTCGAGGGCGAGCGCGGCTACGCCTTCACCCACGAGGACCTTCGCCGCGAGGTGCAGGGCCGCGGCCTCTCCGCCCTCCTCTTCTCCAACCCCTGCAATCCCACCGGCAAGCTCGTGCAGGGCGACGAGCTGGCGCGCTGGGTGTCCGTCGCCCGCGAGCTCGAGTGCACCCTGCTCATCGACGAGTTCTACTCGCACTACATCTGGACGGGCCGCCCCGGTCAGCTCCCCGTGGAGAGCGCCGCCCGCTACGTGGAGGACGTCAACAAGGATCCCCTCGTCCTCTTCGACGGCTTCACCAAGAACTGGCGCTACCCGGGCTGGCGCATGACGTGGACGTTGGGCCCCCGCCAGGTCATCGAGGCCGTGTCCAGCGCGGGCAGCTTCCTCGATGGTGGCGGCAGCCGTCCCCTGCAGCGCGCCGCGATTCCCCTGCTGGAAGAGCAGCACGTGGTGAAGGAGACGCTCGCCATCAACCACCACTTCCGAGAGAAGCGCGACCGCTTCCACTCGCGTCTGGAGCGGCTCGGCATCCGCACGGACCGGACTCCCGATGGCACCTTCTACATCTGGGGCAACGTGTCCGGCCTGCCCCCGCCCCTCAATGATGGCATGGGCTTCTTCCGCGCCGCGCTCGAGCAGAAGATCATCACCGTCCCCGGCGAGTTCTTCGACGTGAACCCCGGCAAGCGCCGCGCCCGCCCCTCGCGATTCCGCAACTACGTGCGTCTGTCCTTCGGCCCCTCCATGGAGGTGCTGGACAAGGCCCTGGGCCGGCTGGAGGCCCTGGTGCTGCGCCACACGAGCGCGTAGGACGAGCTCAGCTCCGCCGCGGGCGGGCGAGGGCCAGGCGCCGCACGCCCTCGCGCAACTCCTGGGGCGTCAGCGAGGCGAAGCCCAAGCGGAAGGCCGCCGGGCCCCTCCCCTCGAGCGCGAAGGCATGACCCGGGGTGACGAGCACACCGCGCGAGGCCGCGCGCTCCGCCCAGGCGCTCACATCGAGAGCCTCGTCCACCCGGGCCCAGAGCGCGAGCCCACCCGCCGGCACCTCGAAGTCCACGGAGCCTCCCAGCTCCTCGCGCAGCGCTTCCGCCAGCGCATCCCGCCGGGCGTGGTACTCCCGGCGGGCCCTGCGGGCATGCCGCTGCAACTCCCCCTCCTCCAGCAACTCCACCAGGGCCCGCTCCAGCGGCGCATCCCCCTGGCGATCCACCACCGTCCGAAGGGCCGACAGGGCACGCACCAGCGGCGCGGGAGCCACCACGTAGCCAAGCCTCAACCCCGGAGCGATCAGCTTGGAGAGCGAGCCCACGTAGACGACACACCCGGCCCGGTCCGAGCTCGCCAGGGGAAGGACGGGCCTGCCCTCGTAGTGGAACTCGTGGTCATAGTCGTCCTCCACCACCGCCACGCGCGCCTCGGTGGCCAGGCGCAGCAACTCCATCCTCCGAGCGGCGGTGAGGGTGACGGTGGTGGGGTACTGGTGATGGGGCGTCACATAGACGGCACGCACCGGCTGCTTCGCCATCAACGCCTGGAGCGCGTCCACCCTCATGCCCTGCGCATCCACCGGGAGCCCCACGAGCCGGGCGCCCGCCAGCCGCAGCGCGTCCCACGCGGGCCGATACCCGAGCCCCTCCACGGCCACGGCATCTCCCGGGCGGAGGAGGGCACGCGCCACGAGGAAGAGCGCCATCTGGCTTCCCCGCGTGACGAGCACGTCATCCGCCCCCGCGGCGAGGCCCCGTGTGCGGCTGAGCATCCCCGCGAGCGCCTCGCGCAATCCGGGCTCTCCGCGCGCATCTCCCACGCCCAGCGCCGTTCGGGCGCGGCCCGTGAGGACCCGACGGAAGGCACGCGACAGGGCCACCGCTGGCGCCAGACGCACGTCGGGGGCGCCATCGTTGAACACCAGCACCCCCTTGGGAGCGGGTGACGCCCACTCGAGAGACAGCTCCTCTCGCGGAAGGGAGAAGCCCGGCCGCGCGGGCATCCGCTGCCGGGGCGAGCCACCGAACCCCTTCGGCGTCGCCACGGGGAGCGCCTGGGAGATGAAGGTGCCGCGGGAAGGCTCGGCGCACGCCCAGCCCTGTTGGACGAGCTCGCGATAGGCGGCGTCCACCGTGTTGCGATGAATCCCCAGGGAGACGGCCAGTGCCCGCGTCCCGGGGAGAGCATCTCCTGGGGACAACCGCCCCCGCTCGATGTCTCGGATGACCGCGCGCGCGAGCTGGACGAAGAGCGGCACGGGCGAGGACGGATCGACTTCCAGGGTGAGCTTCCAGGTACGCAGCACCGGCCCAATCTACTTCGCCAAACCGGCTCTTTCGAGGGTGCCGGTAGGTCTCTACCTTCCGCCGCACACAAGGAGGCCCATTCATGAGCCAGACCGTGAGCACCCAGAGCACGAGGTACCACTCCGCCGATTTCGACAAGACGCCCCCACGCCCGCGCGTGGTGATCCCCGACAAGCTCTTCCACCCCGCAGTGGAGAGCGCAGGCCAGAACGAGGGCTACTCGAAGGAGCGCAAGCACCCCGTCTTCTTCGTGGACCTGCCCTCGCACGCCCTCAGCATGACGATCGGCTGGCTGGAGCCGGGCCAGTCCTCCAACAGGCACCGCCACACGTACGAGACGGTCCTCTACGTGCTCGAGGGAGAGGGGTACTCGGACATCCAGGGCAAGCGCATTCCCTGGAAGCAGGGCGACGCGCTCTACATCCCCGTGTGGGCCTGGCACAACCACGTCAACACCCACCCCACGCAACGCGCGCGCTACCTGGCCTGCGAGAACGCGCCCATGCTCCAGAACATGGGAGGCATCGCCCTGCGCGAGGAGGTCCCGGAGAAGGGTCAGAAGCCGGTCCGCGAGGACGAGGAGGAGGGCTGACATGAACCGTCACGTTCCGCTGCGCGGCATCATCGGCTACACCCTCACGCCCTTCCGCACCGACGGGAAGGTGGACCTCGACAAGCTCCGGACGCTCACCGGGCGAATGGTGGACTCGGGCGTCCATGCCATCGCCCCGCTCGGGAGCACGGGCAGCCTGCCCTATCTGGACGACGAGGAGCGCGAGGCCGTCGCCGAGGCGACCGTGAAGGTCGTGGGTGGCCGAGTCCCGGTAATGGTCGGCGTCTCGAGCCTCACCACCGAGCGAACCCTCCACCACGCCCGCTTCGCCGAGCGCGTGGGCGCGGATGCCGTGATGATCATCCCGATGAGCTACTGGAAGCTCACCGAGGAGGAAATCTTCCGGCACTTCGACACGGTGGCCCGAGCCATCTCCCTCCCCATCATGGCCTACAACAACCCGGCCACCGGCGGACTGGACATGACGCCGGAGTTCCTCGCGCGGCTGCTGGAGATTCCCAACGTCACCATGGTGAAGGAGAGCACGGGAGACGTCGGGAGGATGCACCGCCTGCGGCAGGTGGCGGGTGAGGAGGTGGCCTTCTTCAACGGCTCCAACCCGCTCGCCCTCGCGGCCTTCGCGGCGGGAGCCCGGGGCTGGTGCACCGCCGCGGCGCACCTCATCCCCGAGCTCACCCTGGAGCTGTACCGGCAGGTGGTGGAGAAGGCCAACCTCGTGGAGGCACGCAAGGTGTTCCAGCAGCAGCTCCCGCTCCTCCAGTTCATCGTGAAGGGAGGACTGCCACGCACGGTGTCCGCGGGCCTGGAGCTGCTCGGGACGGAGATGGGGCCCCTGCGCGCGCCCCTCCTCCCGCTCCCCAGGCCGGAAGTGGAAGCACTGCGGCGCATCCTCGCGTCCGCTCGGCCAACACGTCCCTGAGCGACCGGGCAACCGGGCGAGCATTCGCGCTCTCCCATTCGCAACCTCCTCCGGGAGGAATTGCTTGGGACGTCTGAAGCGCCGTCTACACCCGACGCATCTCTGGGATCTCTTCGTCACCTCCGACCCGGACCTGGGCCGACTGCGGATGGGCCTGCGCTCCATGCTGGGGGCGGGCCTGTCCGCCCTCGTCATCTCCCAGCTGGCCAGCCTGCTGGGCGAGCCACCCACCGTCACCATGGTGGGCACCATGATGGGGATGATGGGGTCCCAGATCGCAACGGACCCCAAGCCCCGGGAGCAGCGTCTCACGACCCTGCTCCTGGCACTCCCGGCCATGGTCTCGATCGTCGTGGGAACGCTCGCCTCCCAAGTCCCCGTGCTCGGCGCGGCGGCCTTCGCGGTGACGATCTTCATCGCCACCTACGTGCGCCGGTTCGGGCCCAGGGGGCTCGCGATGGGGATGATTGGCTTCTTCGCCTTCTTCAACGCGCTCTTCTTCCATGCGCAACTGGCGCAGATACCGGCCCTCGTCGGCGCCATCGCTGTCGCCATCTGCATCGCCTATGCGGTGCGGTTCGTGCTCGTCCGCGACCGTCCCGACCTCGACCTGCGGCGCTTCGTCCGGTCGTTCCAGAAGACGGTCGCCCTCGTACTCTGGGAGCTCACGGACTTCCCCGAACAGCGACGGGTGACTCCCGCCATGCAGCGTCGGCTCCGCCGTGAAGCCGATCGCCTGAACGACGCGGCGCTCGCGGTGGAGGACCTGCTCACCCGCTGCCAGCCCGCCCTGCGACTGCGGATCTTCGACCTCGAGCTCGCGGCCGACCGAGTGATCGCCGCCGTCCGCCAGGTGGTGGAGTCGGGTTCGCTGCCCCTCGAGGCGCGCAAGGAGCTCCGGCAGGCCCTGTTCGCCGCACACGCCTCCGTGCGCAATCGAGACCCGGTTGCGCGAAAGGTGATGCAGGAGCACCTCGCACACCTCCAGGAAACCGTGTCGGGCGCGCCCGAATCCGGGCAGGGCCGTTCGGATGCCCGGCGCTTCGCCACCTCCATCACGGACCTGGTGGAGGCCGCCGCCAACCTCCCGGGCGAGCTCCCCCGGCTCGCACCAGGACAGGCGACCGCGGTGAAGGCGGGCACGGGCCCCCAGGGGGCGCCCCCGAAGAACGGCCTCCATCCATCCACGCGCCAGGCGCTCCAGGTCACCGTGGCGTGCGTGCTCGCCATGGTGGTGGGCCACGCGGTGTCCTCCGAGCGCTGGTACTGGGCCGTCATCACCGCGTTCGTCACCTTCACGAGGACGCGGACGCTCGGCGACACCCTGCTGCGTGGCTGGTCCCGGGTGCTCGGCACCTTCCTGGGAGTCATCGCCGGGTTGTTGCTCGCGGGAGTCGTCAGCGGACACCGCACCGTCGAGCTCGTGAGCC contains:
- a CDS encoding response regulator, which produces MTELKRVLLVEDSPNDAELTLEAFAESGLANEVVWVRDGREALDYLYKEGTFAERPDGLPAVVLLDLKMPKVDGLQVLEQIKTNSQLKTVPVVMLTSSREEADLARSYGLGVNAYVVKPVGFPEFVKALKDLGLFWAVVNEPPPGSLRRSNLS
- a CDS encoding pyridoxal phosphate-dependent aminotransferase gives rise to the protein MSDDLSLPAFRTVPRTGVIYVTAEAMRRGYRGGDPEWCNLGQGQPETGDLPNAPPRVGSVTVDVNDLEYAPVAGLWEVRETIAALYNRLYRRGLPSQYSAENVSLSGGGRAALTRAAASLGSVNLGHFLPDYTAYEELLDVFKAFTAIPILLEGERGYAFTHEDLRREVQGRGLSALLFSNPCNPTGKLVQGDELARWVSVARELECTLLIDEFYSHYIWTGRPGQLPVESAARYVEDVNKDPLVLFDGFTKNWRYPGWRMTWTLGPRQVIEAVSSAGSFLDGGGSRPLQRAAIPLLEEQHVVKETLAINHHFREKRDRFHSRLERLGIRTDRTPDGTFYIWGNVSGLPPPLNDGMGFFRAALEQKIITVPGEFFDVNPGKRRARPSRFRNYVRLSFGPSMEVLDKALGRLEALVLRHTSA
- a CDS encoding PLP-dependent aminotransferase family protein codes for the protein MLRTWKLTLEVDPSSPVPLFVQLARAVIRDIERGRLSPGDALPGTRALAVSLGIHRNTVDAAYRELVQQGWACAEPSRGTFISQALPVATPKGFGGSPRQRMPARPGFSLPREELSLEWASPAPKGVLVFNDGAPDVRLAPAVALSRAFRRVLTGRARTALGVGDARGEPGLREALAGMLSRTRGLAAGADDVLVTRGSQMALFLVARALLRPGDAVAVEGLGYRPAWDALRLAGARLVGLPVDAQGMRVDALQALMAKQPVRAVYVTPHHQYPTTVTLTAARRMELLRLATEARVAVVEDDYDHEFHYEGRPVLPLASSDRAGCVVYVGSLSKLIAPGLRLGYVVAPAPLVRALSALRTVVDRQGDAPLERALVELLEEGELQRHARRARREYHARRDALAEALREELGGSVDFEVPAGGLALWARVDEALDVSAWAERAASRGVLVTPGHAFALEGRGPAAFRLGFASLTPQELREGVRRLALARPRRS
- a CDS encoding cupin domain-containing protein, whose protein sequence is MSQTVSTQSTRYHSADFDKTPPRPRVVIPDKLFHPAVESAGQNEGYSKERKHPVFFVDLPSHALSMTIGWLEPGQSSNRHRHTYETVLYVLEGEGYSDIQGKRIPWKQGDALYIPVWAWHNHVNTHPTQRARYLACENAPMLQNMGGIALREEVPEKGQKPVREDEEEG
- a CDS encoding dihydrodipicolinate synthase family protein, whose translation is MNRHVPLRGIIGYTLTPFRTDGKVDLDKLRTLTGRMVDSGVHAIAPLGSTGSLPYLDDEEREAVAEATVKVVGGRVPVMVGVSSLTTERTLHHARFAERVGADAVMIIPMSYWKLTEEEIFRHFDTVARAISLPIMAYNNPATGGLDMTPEFLARLLEIPNVTMVKESTGDVGRMHRLRQVAGEEVAFFNGSNPLALAAFAAGARGWCTAAAHLIPELTLELYRQVVEKANLVEARKVFQQQLPLLQFIVKGGLPRTVSAGLELLGTEMGPLRAPLLPLPRPEVEALRRILASARPTRP
- a CDS encoding FUSC family protein, with protein sequence MGRLKRRLHPTHLWDLFVTSDPDLGRLRMGLRSMLGAGLSALVISQLASLLGEPPTVTMVGTMMGMMGSQIATDPKPREQRLTTLLLALPAMVSIVVGTLASQVPVLGAAAFAVTIFIATYVRRFGPRGLAMGMIGFFAFFNALFFHAQLAQIPALVGAIAVAICIAYAVRFVLVRDRPDLDLRRFVRSFQKTVALVLWELTDFPEQRRVTPAMQRRLRREADRLNDAALAVEDLLTRCQPALRLRIFDLELAADRVIAAVRQVVESGSLPLEARKELRQALFAAHASVRNRDPVARKVMQEHLAHLQETVSGAPESGQGRSDARRFATSITDLVEAAANLPGELPRLAPGQATAVKAGTGPQGAPPKNGLHPSTRQALQVTVACVLAMVVGHAVSSERWYWAVITAFVTFTRTRTLGDTLLRGWSRVLGTFLGVIAGLLLAGVVSGHRTVELVSLFVCVFFGFYLIRISYGWMVFWFTTMLSVLYSLLGRFSPDLLVLRIEETLIGAGLGVLIATLLLPERTTVHIHATAKQVLSAVCDYLEEAVVNRSPESDPARLIDLARTLDAKLRELRTVARPLTGSLVRLAPRTARTVHSVSELVVFVRHLALGKGVLQVHDEVHELIREAAARLASNARTLARTLDQDEKPTLEPAAALLEKARRALVGEETVRRGPASPPIFLHWLARVDDTLNVLAKASSPLTRNPLAST